In the genome of Crassostrea angulata isolate pt1a10 chromosome 6, ASM2561291v2, whole genome shotgun sequence, the window tgtttaactTAATGTATTTAAATAGTTACCTTCGGACGAAGTGGTCGAATGGGCTTGCACTGGCAGATCGGACAGCCATTCTTGTCAAGGATGTTGCCATTTGGACATTTGATTGGACAAACTGGGGGACATCCTGTGACAAATTCATTGCAattatatcacatattacattgattttgattACAATGTATTTTCCTCTTTTCAGGTAACGTTTGCATGTCGATAAAATCGTGTAAAAATTAAGAATTGACAATGAATGTATCCTTGTGATGTCTCAATATCGAGAATTTGCGATTGGTATTTCTGCCATTCAGTCAGACACCTTTCCAGACCTTTCAGTTaacataaaatttgatttgattccTCTGTTTAAATAGAGCCttgattttttgtaattatgCATAAATTACTTTCCTCGTCTCAAAGACGCGTCGATTTATTCCTGTTCTGAGCATATGATTATGCGCTGATCACGTGATTTTGCTAAGATATGCCATTTCACCATCTCTGTTTTACATTAGCAtcaatatatcatatatctcCATCTGATTATttggtatt includes:
- the LOC128187531 gene encoding BPTI/Kunitz domain-containing protein 4-like: MAQCFPPECENFCPYGRVRDSNGCQTCKCKPPRCPPVCPIKCPNGNILDKNGCPICQCKPIRPLRPKH